A window of Adhaeribacter arboris genomic DNA:
AAGTTTTGCGAGTAGCCAACCAGTGGGTAATGTCCATACCCTACCAGGCACATGAATACTAAACAATATCGGGTAGACTTTCTCATAAGTAAAACGCAATTAATAGGTTAACTCTATAAAAAGGTAAGCGTATGCGGAATAGACGTGGCGTACTTGCGCCACAGTAATCTGAATAAAATGAGACTTATAAGGTTCAAGCCACAAAAGCTTGAACCAGGATTATTTTATTAGAATGGTGTTCCCTCCTAACTCCTTTAGGAGAGTATTAAAACTTTTTTAAATTAAGGCTGCGCGGTTACGGGTTCGGTAAGCTGATAAGTAGATTTATCTACTAAAACTAATTGCAAGTCCAGCATTTCGGAAAGCGATTGCAGAAGCGATTCGGGTTTAGTTACTTTAAAAGTTCCGCCAAAGGTGCGATTGGCCACCAAAGAATCCGGTATAATTAACTTAATTCCAAAACTTTCTTCCAAAATAGCCGCAATTTCCCGTACCGACGTATTGTCGAAAATAAACCGTTTTTCTTCCCAAGCCTGATGCGCCAGCAACGATTGTTTATGTTTCAGTTGTAACTTGCCACCCGAATTAATGGTAACCACATCGCCGGGCCGGATAGCCAAAGGAGTTTTAAGCCCACTTTTAGGTGACCGCAACCGTACTTTCCCTTGGTTGAGCACTACTTTACTGCCTCTTTTCCGGCTGAACACCACAAATTCGGTCCCTAGTACTTCTACCTCTAGTTGCTCAGGAGTCCGAACGATGAATTTCTGGTGACTTTTTGTGTGTACTATTTTAAATTTTGCTTCGCCACTTAGTAAAACCTCCCGGCTCTTGCTTCCAAACCCAAACCTTGGAACTCTCAGGCTTGAATTAGCATTCATGACTACCCGGCTGCCGTCGGGGAGCGCCAAGGTTTTTACTTCTCCGTAGGCAGTCCGGTATTCGGTATTTAAAATTTGGTCTTTTTGTACCCAAAGCGTAGCAAAAGAAATTAGCAGAAAAACCACGCTGGCGGCAGCATACCCGTATCTAAAGCTCCGAATAGAGCTAAGAAAGGGCAATACCTTGGTAAAGTCTGTATTGGAAGTTGTGCAATTTTTACTGCCTGTGCCAGCTTCCTGTATCCGAAATAATAATTTTTGGTAAGCTTCTCCCGTGTCGGGGGTTAGTTGCAGGTTCTCATTCTCCCATTCTTCGGTCCATTGATAATACAATTCTTGGTTAGCTTCTTCTTCCAGCCACTTTTGTATAAGCGCCCGCTGCATGAGAGTCGCTTTTCCCTCAAAAAAATTAAACAATGTATGTTTATCAATTTCCGCTTTCATAGTTTAATAAAATGTATGCCCTCTCCAAGGTCATCAGTATAGAATCAATGCTCGGCCATCATCAGAACCTGCACCATCCCGACCAGAGTCAGAAAGGCATCTTTCTTTAAGATTTTCCGGAGAATGTGGAGTACCCGAGTGATATGACCTTCCACGGTTTTAACAGAAATCTCTAATTTATCCGCGATTAAAGCGTTTTTCATGCCTTCAAACCGGCTCATTATAAACACCTTCTGGCTTTGCGGCGAGACCTCCTTAATCAGCTTATCAATTTTCAGGTAAAGTTCGTTGTACTGCAGCATCTCGTCGGGCAAGGCTTTTTTATCTAAAGGGTCATTTTCGTAAATATCTACTTTAGGCCTTTTATGAAACCCCGACCGCAAATAAGACAAAGCCTGGTTACGAGCTGCCACGAACAAATAAGCCCGGTAAGAGGTGTGGTTCTTTTGGTATAATTGATGTTCCCAAAAACTAAAAAACACATCGGCTACCAAATCTTCGGCTATGTCCCGGGATAAAGTAATACGGGCCACATGGCTGCACAAGGGCCGGTAATACCTTCTGAAAAGCATTTCGTATCCAGCTGCCGGGCTGTTTTCAAAGGCTTTCCGGATGAACAATTCGCTATCATTCAAATTAGTAGGAACCACCTCTTCTTTCCTATCCGACACAGAAATAGGATTATAGCAGTCCTCTGAATTCAGCTTGTCACTTGCAAACATAATGTTATCCGAACAGTTATCAGTAAGACGCAACAGGTTCAATTTACCCTTGGTCTTTTGATAAAATTTATTGAAAAAAAATATCCAGATGATTGTCGTTTATCAAAAAACTTCAATTATCGGGTTCTAGTTTGATGATTGTGGCAAAAGGAGGCGGAAGAATAAATTCCATTTAAGGTCATATCAGCAACTGGTTTAAGGTAATAAAGCTAAATCCTGTTATTTTTATAAATCAATATTTATTCAATACAAAAAACTGCAGTTGAATGCTGTATCTACCTCTTTTATGGAATTAAGTAAAATCAATTTGGTGTTAATTCCCGATTTAAAAGATAATGGTGTAGTGTGAATGCAAATAAATAAGAGGACAGAAATAAGTTCAAGTATTCTGTCCTTCAGGAGAAAACTATTCTGCTTCATAGCTAAATAGTTTCCTCCTGAAGGACGTAAAAAATTATCTTTCTCTATTGTAATTTAATTTTGGCCAATTGCTTATTATAGTTTAGTTTACAGTTACCCCTAAGTAAAATTATCTAATTCTCCATTTAATCTATTTCCAAGGTAGACTTCGGTATCCTCCATACTAAATTATTTACCGACTATATGCCCACCTCTTTCTGGGATGTCTATGCAAATGCCAAATCAGCCAAAGAGCGAATGAAAACTCATTAGATTGGTTATAAACTTTAAGTTTTCAAGATTGAAATCTTTACATAATTTAAATTATTTATAAGCGGTATCGGATGGCAGGAAATAAACCCAATTGAGGCTTAGGTATTTGTTCCCTTGGTCAGGTGGGAAATTCGTTGCGACTACATAGAGCGAATGTTTGCCGATCAAAGGTTTAATCCGGAGGGTTTGTTCTTTCCAATCCGTAATCAGATTGGTGATATTTCCCCCAGGGGTTTCGTTGGGTTGTAAATCAAGGGCACCTATTTCGATGCCACTAGGTTTATCTAGCCGGAAAGATAAACGGCAAGTAAAAGAAGTAGAAAAAGCTATCTTCAGGTTTTCAATAGTCGTCAGATCCAGGTTTTGGAAAGAGATATAGCTATTGTCAGCGGGAAAACGAATATAGGCATTGTTGTAGCGGATGGCAGCCTGATTCTCATCACAATAGATGGCTTTTACCTTGGCATTGCGTAAGGCCTGCGTGATTTGCCCCACCTGAGGTGGGGTATTCCCAAAACCTTTGTCCTGGTACATGCTCCGGAAAATATATAATCCTTCCGCCTTATTATCTGGTTTAAATATACCCTGCATAGGTAACCGGTTTTTTGCTTCCTGATTCATTTTAACAGCCAGGATATATTTAACCATTTGGGAAACTTCTTTGTCCGTGAGTTGGGGGTGGGCCGACATGGCTGCTTCGCCCCAATTGCCATTACCACCTTTAATAACTTTTTGCGTTAAAGCGCTGATGCTTTTGTCCTCTTCGGGGTAGCGGTTGGCAATTTGTACCCACGAGGGGCCAATGGACTTTGTTTTTTCCTGATGACATCCCAGGCAGTCGCTTTGCTTAATTAATTGTTGACCGGGATGCAGATAAATGGAGGTGGGTTTTTCCTGATTCTGAGCCAGAAAGGTTAGGTCCGTTCCCATATCGGCCAAATCTACCGTCGTTAATACTTCCTGAGGAGCAATTTTTCCAGTACCCAAACTGCCGTCCTCCTTGTCTTTCACTTTCACCTGGTAGCGAACAGGCATCTGATTCCAGTAAAAACTCTGATTACCGGCAAAGTTGATGGTTACTTCCGGTTGCTCATTCCCTGCCTCAATTTTAATTTCCTGGGTAGAACTCTCACCTTGGTTATCGGTTACTTTTAAAGAAATTCGGAAGCTGCCAGGGCGATCGAACTGATATTTTGTTTCGGAACCTGCTGCAAGGGATTTTTCCGAGTCCAGTAGTTGCCATTCATACGTCAGCTTATCGTTTTTATCATAATCAAATGATTCTGCTCCCGAGAAAGAAACAGTCAGGGGCACCGCGCCCGCCGTTTTGCTGGCCTTAATTTTAGCTACTGGCGGTCGGTTACCTTCGATGTAATCAATCCGGACGAGGCGGGAATTCTGATTTTGGGCAAACCAACCGGTACCATATTCCAGCACGTAGAGCGCTCCATCCGGCCCAAACTCTAAATCTATCGGATGGTCGAATTTTGCGGTCGGCATAAACCGTTCAATATCTTTGATGTTACCGGCTTCATCCAGAGTTACTACATTTATCCAGTCGCGCAGCCACTCGGCGATAAACCACTTGCCATTGTAATAATCCGGAAATTTACGCGGCGTTTTCACCCAGGCAGGTGTTTGCTGGTAATTTTTGCTGTAATAAAAGGGTCCGGCAATCGGGCTTTTGCCGCCCGTACCTAAATTTTTGAATTCTTTCGATTCGTCGTAAGAATACCAGATTAACGCGCCCACAGCCGGTGGCAACTCCTGTGATCCGGTATTGTTGGGCGAATTATTAATGGGTTTTAGTGGGTTAAAAAACAGGCCTGTTTTCTCGGTAGCAAAGTCGAAGTCCGCGTAGGGTTGGTTGTTGCCGGCAAAATAAGGCCAACCGAAAAAGCCGGGTTGTTTGGCCTGGTGCCATTCGTCGTAGCTGATGGGCCCACGGGCCGGATTATCAATGGTATTCTGGCCAACATCGCCCCAGTACAACCAACCGGTTTTGGCATCAATAGCAATCCGGTAAGGATTGCGCACACCCATGGCGTAAATTTCGGGCCGTGTTTTAGGCGTATTTACCGGAAACAAGTTTCCTTCGGGTATGGTGTACGTACCATCCGGTTCGGGTTTAATGCGCAGTATTTTGCCGCGTAAATCATTAGTGTTACCGGCGGTTCGTTGCGCATCCCAGAACTCCCGGCCTTTTCTTTCGTCGATGGAGTTGTAATAACCCGGATTGTGCGGATTGGTATTGTCGCCGAGGGCAATGTATAAGTTCTTATCCGGTCCAAAAGCCAGCGAACCCGCCGAATGACAGCATTCCTGACGTTGCGTCGGAATCTCCAGCAATACTTTTTCGGACTTTACGTCTAAGGTGCCATTGGCAAAATTAAACCGCGACACCCGCTGTACAGCTTTATCCCCTACCGGAGAATAGAAAAAATAAATAAAATGATTTAGCGCATAATCCGGGTCTAAAGCCAGACCTAATAAACCATCTTCCAAATCGTGGAAAACGGGTAGATTAGTTACTAGCCGCAGTTTATTTTCTTTGGCGTCAAACAGCTTGATTCCCCCGGTCCTTTCAATTAGCAATACATCCCCTTCTGGCAAAATCTGCAGTTCCAGGGGTTCATTTAAATTAGAAGCCAGTTCTATTTTCTGAAAACGTTCCGGGTCGGGTACTATTGGCTGGGTTGGTGCTTTGGTTTCGGAAGAGGTTTTGCTGTTTACTGCTTTATTCGCACTGGTACCTGTACAAGAAGAAAAACCTAATGCAATAGCTAAACAGATAAATAATAGTGAAATTTTAAAGGCTCCGAATAAAACCTGCATAAACTCAAAATTTTTATTTTTAAAGTATTTGTAACTAGTACCAACGATTACCTGCCTTATGCCGATTTAAAGTTAGAAAAGACAAAAATTTTGTTCCTTTAGGTAGTTGTAATAGAACCAGCATACTCTTCCTGAATCGGTAACCCGGCAGCATTAGGTTTATTTTTTTTATTTTGATCTTTGAAGAACAGCAAAAATAAAAAGGTTACCACGCCAGCAATGGTAGCGGGTATTAACCAGATAAATGACCAATCGTGATTTCCGGTTGGAGTCTGCCATTTATCTACCACTAACCCTGAAATAAGCGAACCGATAAGCATGCCAACCCCGTAGGTGGCTAAGGTAATCAGGCCTTGAGCCGCGCTTTTGAACCTTTCCCCGGCTAAGTTATCGGTATAAATCTGACCGGTAACAAAAAAGAAGTCGTAACAAATACCGTGTAAAACAATACCTACAATCAACATCCAATAGTTGGCAGCGGTATCTCCGAACGCAAATAAAATATAGCGAAAAATCCAGGCCAGCATTCCAACGGCCAGCATCTTTTTTACTCCCAAACGGACAAAAAACAAAGGCATTAAAATCATAAATAACAATTCTGATACCTGGCCTAAAGACTGTTTGCCAGCCGCCGCTGCCATTCCTATTTCATTCAGAAAGGGATTGGTAAAATTGTAGTAAAAGGATAAGGGAATGCAAATGGCAATAGAGGAGATAAAAAACAACAAATAAGATTGGTTTTTAAGTAAGCGCAGGGCATCTAAACCCAGGATATCCGCAATGGTAGTTTTCGCTCCTTTTTTTACGGGTGGTGTAGCAGGCAATGTAAAACTAAATAAACCCAGCAGTGCCGAAGCAATGGCGGCCATTTTAAAGGTTAAATCTAACTGCCCGCCCTGTTCCCAATTAAGCCAACCAATGGTAAAACCCGCTATAATCCAACCCATTGTTCCCAGCACCCGGATAGGTGGGAATTCCTTACCCGGATTTTTCATTTGCCGAAACGAAATAGAGTTGACCAAAGCAAGCGTGGGCATAAACAAAATCATGTAAATTAAAATGGCAGGATAAAAGCTATCGAAGTTAGCCGCCGTAGAAGCATTCCATAACAAAACACTACCTAATAGATGCAACCAGCCCAGAATATACTGCGCCGAAAAGAAACGGTCGGCAATTAAACCGATAATAAAAGGCGCTAAAATTGCTCCAATAGATTGAGCCAAAAAAGCCATTCCTACCTGGGTAGCCGAAGTGTGCAGATTGGTCAATAAAAAAGTACCCATGGTAACAAACCAGGCGCCCCAGATAAAAAATTCGAGAAACATCATGGTGGAGAGGCGTAATCTTGTTGCTATTTGCATTTAACTTTAAATTTATTTTTTGTAATAAGATTCTAGCTTATCAGTGAGCTAAAAGAGCATCATTTCTGGCTCTTGGCTGATAATTTACGGCAGAGCTATTATTAAAGTAGAAGCTTTTCCCTAAGCATAGAAGGGACGGGATGGTTGATTTTACATTGGATTACCCCATTTCCCTTAGAATTTCCCACGGGCAGTTTTCTAGCCTGCTTTACAACTCCCTAATCCAGATATTGCGAAAACTCACTTCGCTGCCGTGCCCTTGCAGCCGGATAGATGCTTTATCATGAAGTTCGTAGCGGGGAATACCGATGTACTGGATGGTTCCCTGAATTTCGAAATGGTTCAGCGTTAAAATGCCGTTATGCACCACCGTAACATAAGCGGGTTTTTCGAGAGAACCGTTGTATCGAAAACGCGGCGCGGTAAAATAAATATCGAATGTTTCCCAATTGCCCGGTTTATTAGCAGCATTTGCCAGCGGAATAACTTGTTTGTAAATGCTACCCATCTGGCCATTGGCGTACAATGGAGTTTCGTTGTTATAGGAGTCAAAAATTTGAACTTCGTACCGTTCTTGCATAAACACGCCACTATTACCCGCATTATTACGGTCCTTACTGGTTTTAGCATCAGCTGGTATTTTAAATTCCAGGTGCAATTGGCTATCCCCAAACTTTTGTTTGGTCTGGATATCGCCGCTGCCTAATTTAACCGTCATAGCGCCGTCCTGCAGTTTCCATTGGCAAGCGCTATTATCTTTGGCCATCACCCAACTATCGAGGCTTTTCCCATTAAAAAGTACGATGGCATCGGAAGGTGGGGCGCCATTTAGGCCCGGCGTCACTACTGCGGGTTTTGGCTCCCATAATTCCGTAGCCTCCGGTTTAGAATAGTCTTTTTTAAAAATATCCTGCGCATGAGCTATACTACCACCCAGCACAAGCAAGCAAAAAATTATTTTTTTCATATAAGTAAATAACAGATAGCAGGAAGGTTCAACAAGTTTTCAGGCACAAAAAGCTACTGGGTAATGCAGATAGGTTGCCGTACTTGCCCAGCGGGAGGTTGATGGAGTCCTAAACCCGCTGAGCAAGCAACGTAACATTACTTTTAATAACCAGGATTTTGTTCTAAGCCTGTTTTATTTATTTCGGATAATGGAATAGGCAGGTAATACATTCTGGCGGTAAAACTTCTTTGCTGCACATCAATAATATTATATTTCAAAACCCCGTTTTCTTTTTTCCATTCGATTCCTTTGGCGTTTTTATTGCCTGTTTCCTCCGCAATCATCCATCGGCGTACATCAAAAAACCGTTTCGATTCAAAACATAATTCAATTCTTCTTTCATGTTGGATATCTTCCAGTAGCTGTGCACCCGAAGAATTAATTTCCGGCATGTGAACCCTGGCACGTATTTTATTTACATATTCTTTCGCAACGGCTTCATTGCCCAAATAATATTGAGCTTCGGCGTAGTTTAAATACATCTCGGCCAGCCGGAAAAAGATAAAAGGTTGCTTTCCTAAACCTTTTTTAAAATCCAGGCTTTCATCCATAAATTTGCGCATAGAATAACCGGTAGTAGCATAATTCCACGATTCCGGACCATCCCGGGAGTCTAAACCGCCGGGTAAAAAAAACTCGGTTTGCCGGCCCCGGTAAGTAGCGCCCTGGTACACGATATTGGCATAAAACCGGGGGTCGCGGTTTTTATAAGGTTCGGCCGCATGTTCCGGATTGGTCCAGTCGAAGTTGGTGCCGTCCATCATCTTAAAATCATCTACTAAGTTTTGCGAAGGAATATTACCCGACCAGCCATTATAGCCATTGGGAGTATTAATCTGGTCGATGTTGGGATGACTAAATTCAGGAGAATACGGTCGGGCGAAAATAATTTCCGGATTAGCTTTCAAGAAAATCTGGGTATACTCTTGCCAGGTATTTACCGGTACCAGCGAATAATAATTTAAATCTATTACTGCTTTGGCTGCGTCGGAGGCTTGCTGCCATTTATTTGCTTGATCATAAGTAAAAAGCGGACCGTTGGGCGTGCTGGCCGGATCGTGTAGTTTACTGGCCGCATACAGCAACACTTCCGATTTTAAGGCTAGGCAGGCTCCCTGGGTTACTTTACCCCAATTTTCGGCAGTCACTGTGGGGGGCACCATCTCTTTGGCCTCATCCAGTTCTTTTACTATAAAATTAACGCACTCCTGGTAGCTGGCTCTTTTTTCGGTAAATTCATCGTTTAAGCTATAAACATTGGTAATAAGTGGTACACCGCCAAAAAAACTGATTAAATCGGCGTAAGCCTTGGCCCGGATAAACTTCATTTCACCTTTTAAACGCTTTACTTTTTCAGGATCGGCTCCTGGCACATTATCAATCCGGTTCAGGAAAATATTGATATTCCGGATGCTCTTATATCCGTCTCGCCAGCTATTTGTAAACACACCCATATTACTGGCGTCGATGGTTCCGGAACTTACGGGCCAAAAGCCATAGTCAAATAGCATAAAGGCTTCATCGGTAGCCGTGGAAAGCAGGCCACCCGCCCCTTCCTGCGGCCAGCCCCAGCCTCCTAAGGCATCATATGTGGAAAACACCAGCTTCTCTGCTAAATTAATATCCTGCCAAACATCCTCATCAGTGAAAGAAGATCTAGACTTTTTATTTAAAACTTCTTTTTCACAGCCCGTAACTATTATCAGTAAAAGGCTGGTAATCATCCATATTATTTTAGTCGCTTTCATATAACTTGCCCTTATACTATTAAAAACTTAGATTTAATCCGCTCATTATGGTGGTTTGCTGCGGGTAATAGCCGGCATTAGAGGTGTTTATTTCCGGATCGAACTGGCCTTCTATCTTTTTGAAGGTAATTAAATTGGCTCCTCGCACATATAATCGTAATCCTTTTACTTTAATCCGGGATAGCACATTGGAAGGCAGATTGTAGGCTAATTCTACATTATTCAGCCGGAGAAAGGAAGCATCGTATAACCAGAAATCGGAAGCTTTGGTATTGTAAATATCTGTTCTTTGGTAGGCCCGGGGGTATTTAGCGTCCACATTATTTTCGGTCCAGCGGTCATTAAACAGGTACTCCGGCTTATTACCCCCATCCAAAAACAAAAGCATGGTTTCGGCTTTGGCCTGCCCACTGAAAACTGCGTTTAGTTCAAAGGCCTTATAGGCCATTCCTACGTTAAAACCATATTGAATCCTGGGAATGGGGGAAGTATATTTTCTTACCTGGTCATTACCGTTAATCTGTCCGTCTCCATTTACATCCACGTATTTGATATCGCCGGGTTTGGTACCGGGTATATGGGGAGAATTGGTGATTTCGTCTTCCGAACGATATAAGCCATCCGTTTTATAAACCACCCAGGAATTTAAAGGATGGCCTTCCTGAGCTCTATATGGAGGAACATCTTTCGGCTCATCCATAAATACAATTTTATTTTTATTGTAAGTTAAATTACCACCCAGGTTGTATTTTAATTCGCCCACGTTGCCCTGATGATTTAAAGCTACCTCTACACCTTCATTATCTACTTCGCCTAAATTTTCGAGGGGCAGTTCCAAGGCCGTATATTCTGGTACAGATTCGCTTCGGGTAATTAAAATTTGACTGCGTTTGGATTTAAAATAATCCACACTGATGGATAACCCCCCTCGCCATAAATCAGCGTCTAAACCCATGTTCCGGTTTTCAGATACTTCCCAGGTAATATTCGGATTACCGGTATTCGTGATGGTAAAGCCGTTTTCCCGCCGCGGGCTTTCGCCAAAAATATAATAGTTGTTTAATTCGTATTGCGTTAAATACTGAAAAGCGCCAATCCGGTCGTTGCCCATCTTGGCCCAGGAGGCCCGCAGTTTTAAATTATCCAGCCATTTTTTCGTGAAGCCCATAAAGGATTCCTGCGAAATATTCCAGGCCACTGCTACCCCCGGGAAAGTACCAAATCTTTTGCCGCGCGGAAAATTGAAAGAGCCATCCCGTCGTACGGTAATATCCAGCAGGTATTTTCGCATATAATCATAACTGAAAGAACCAAAATAATTGACCCGACCCGTTTCACTGGACGAGCCCTGGTTATCGCGCAGCGCCTGACCTCCGGTAAATAATTCTACTTTCTGATCACTGATTAAATCTCTGCGGAAACCACTCAAGGTTTGCCAGGTACCTACCTGCTGCTCGTATGCAATAAAGCCACTATAGTTATGTTTGCCAAAATTCCGATTATAGGCTAACCGGGCATGGTACAACTGGCTTTGGTTCATATCATTAGCCTGATTTAAGGTTCTAGTATTTCCTACGCTTTGATTTTGGCCGCCTTGCGGCACATATTCGCCGGTGGTTTCGTTGTAATCATACACGGTCCAGATATTATTAAATACTTCTCTACTCCGGATATCAAAATCAAAAGCCGCGTAGCTATTTAGCGCTAAGCCTTTGGTTAGCCAATCCAAGTTGTAATTGAGCGATAACCGGGATTGAAAAATTTTATTCTTATTCTCTACCCAACCGGCCTCATCACTGGATATAATAACCGGGTTTTGACCCTGGGGCCCACCTACCCCCGGCAAACCATTGGGGTAATAGGCGGTATTGTAAGGATAAGCCCAATTCGCAATAAAGGGCATCATCGAAGTTACATCGGTAGCCGTGCTGTGTTGCTCCTCTAACCTGCCGGTTAAATCAAATCCTAAATTTAAATTTTGCGTAACTTGGGCATCTATGTTCGATCTTATTTGATATTGATCATACTTCAGATCCTTGGATTTATACAGCCCGTCCTGATGCAGATAATCACCGCTTATGTAATACTTCACTTTTTCGCTACCGCCAGAGGCCGATAGGTTATGATGCGATTGGGGTGCCCAATCTCTAAAAACTTCTTTGTAAAAATCGGTATTGGGGTGCGTTAACGGGCTAGTGCCGTTTCTGTACTTTTCTAAGTCTTCTGCGGTCCATTGAATGGCCCTTCCGTAACGTTCCGAAATTTCATTTTCCCAGGTGGCATACTGATAAGAATTCATGTATTTGGGCAAACTGGTAAAAGAAGAAACCCCGTAATTAGAAGATAACCGGATTTCACTTTGGCCTGCCTTGCCTCTTTTGGTTTTTACTATTATTACTCCATTGGCTGCCCGGGCACCATAAATAGCGGCAGCAGCATCTTTTAGTACACTAATGCTTTCAATATCATTCGGAGTTAAATGGGAAAAGCTTTCCCGGGGTACCCCATCAATAACAATTAATGGAGCGTTATTTCCCAGGGTCGATTGTCCCCGGATTATAATATTGGCATCATCACTGCCCGGAATCCCTCCTCTGTTATTTACTACTAACCCGGGTATTTTTCCTTGTAGAGCCTGGGTTAAATTCATCTGCGAAGTCTGCTCAATGTTTTTACCATTGATATTGGCAATGGCACCGGTAAGTTCCCCTTTCTCTTTTTCTCCGTAACCTATTACCACCACCTCTTCCAGAGCTTTTGTATCGGATGCCAGTGATATA
This region includes:
- a CDS encoding SusC/RagA family TonB-linked outer membrane protein; its protein translation is MKHSLFKKARYLLLFFLCFIAFVEAYAQGVTLKGKITDENGAALPGVTVLLKGTSTGTATGTDGSFSLPVPNAAGTLVVSFIGYLTQEVPINNQSTFNISLASDTKALEEVVVIGYGEKEKGELTGAIANINGKNIEQTSQMNLTQALQGKIPGLVVNNRGGIPGSDDANIIIRGQSTLGNNAPLIVIDGVPRESFSHLTPNDIESISVLKDAAAAIYGARAANGVIIVKTKRGKAGQSEIRLSSNYGVSSFTSLPKYMNSYQYATWENEISERYGRAIQWTAEDLEKYRNGTSPLTHPNTDFYKEVFRDWAPQSHHNLSASGGSEKVKYYISGDYLHQDGLYKSKDLKYDQYQIRSNIDAQVTQNLNLGFDLTGRLEEQHSTATDVTSMMPFIANWAYPYNTAYYPNGLPGVGGPQGQNPVIISSDEAGWVENKNKIFQSRLSLNYNLDWLTKGLALNSYAAFDFDIRSREVFNNIWTVYDYNETTGEYVPQGGQNQSVGNTRTLNQANDMNQSQLYHARLAYNRNFGKHNYSGFIAYEQQVGTWQTLSGFRRDLISDQKVELFTGGQALRDNQGSSSETGRVNYFGSFSYDYMRKYLLDITVRRDGSFNFPRGKRFGTFPGVAVAWNISQESFMGFTKKWLDNLKLRASWAKMGNDRIGAFQYLTQYELNNYYIFGESPRRENGFTITNTGNPNITWEVSENRNMGLDADLWRGGLSISVDYFKSKRSQILITRSESVPEYTALELPLENLGEVDNEGVEVALNHQGNVGELKYNLGGNLTYNKNKIVFMDEPKDVPPYRAQEGHPLNSWVVYKTDGLYRSEDEITNSPHIPGTKPGDIKYVDVNGDGQINGNDQVRKYTSPIPRIQYGFNVGMAYKAFELNAVFSGQAKAETMLLFLDGGNKPEYLFNDRWTENNVDAKYPRAYQRTDIYNTKASDFWLYDASFLRLNNVELAYNLPSNVLSRIKVKGLRLYVRGANLITFKKIEGQFDPEINTSNAGYYPQQTTIMSGLNLSF